Proteins from a single region of Parambassis ranga chromosome 16, fParRan2.1, whole genome shotgun sequence:
- the spag1b gene encoding sperm-associated antigen 1 isoform X1 — protein sequence MSADAFSSHQNQPTTVDYTGKVPVEHLDYDYIEKCKDVKYLEKILRALRYNDVVSGEEGIYPHLIQFCETHLEKLDPRSRALRKENPVATAASLSHEEWSQIVDELNTWQEETKKNEASLRHQLTFDDLVNENIPPVRRSNSFVPLSQNSITKDRKNPTKRALPRDYREWDKFNVENECELIDGNTANNDPPASLNTGPPQIKTNVDASSWSQPEKLLLANREKDKGNEAFRANEYEEAVAYYSRSLSIAPSVAAYNNRAQAEIKLKQWDKAMEDCQKVLELEPRNMKALLRRATVYKHMGNFQMAAEDLRMVLMEEPQNTAATQLLCQIESKNKECQREGKKIIIQEVEEEDDSMNEEEQTACPVQPSQPVGGEESSATPDERGDMGNAQKKPHGRGDGGPHSESNNSHHGHWRSKGSSDKYKVSQEKVANGSNKRGSTASVPGDQSGSSKPAGGNTGETVNLDAPCGALPPPLSRLKNEGNLLFKNGQFADALGKYSEAIQGYTESGIDSPDDLCVLYSNRAACYLKDGNSQECIQDCTRALELQPFSLKPLLRRAMAYESLERYRKAYVDYKTVLQIDMSVQAAHDSVNRITRMLIEQDGPDWREQLPEIPLVPLSAQQHRREELPSAEVLQARAEKAARDAERRAEVRFTTLKQEGNEFVKKGQHQDAVGKYTECLKLKPDECAIYTNRALCYLKLERFTEAKQDCDAALKLEPTNKKAFYRRAMANKGLKDYVACSSDLQEVLQQDPNVQEAEKELEEVTVLLRQSLADSSPAKPRKTVPITEVEGDEDMTPAPNSESSCRGDNSTINLQPTNAYEFGQSLSAARFSRNTAACAELLASTPPETLPEFLSTHLDGHTVSFIMQALDSHLLEKDPNLVYQHLNHLHTTHRFSVVLMLLEKDERRHMTQLFEHLSAVESTEFSKNDVQNLANKYI from the exons ATGAGTGCAGACGCATTTTCCTCTCATCAAAACCAACCCACCACCGTGGACTATACGGGGAAGGTCCCCGTGGAGCACTTGGACTATGACTATATTGAAAAATGCAAAGATGTAAAATACCTGGAGAAGATATTGAGAGCACTGAGGTACAATGATGTTGT gTCAGGAGAAGAGGGCATTTATCCTCATCTGATCCAGTTCTGTGAGACGCACTTGGAAAAACTGGACCCTCGGAGTCGGGCCCTCAGGAAGGAGAACCCTGTAGCCACAGCGGCCAGTCTTTCTCATGAGGAGTGGAGCCAAATTGTCGATgagttaaat ACTTGGCAAGAAGAAACCAAGAAGAATGAAGCTTCGCTGAGACATCAGTTAACGTTTGATGACCTGGTGAATGAAAATATACCACCTGTTAGACGCTCTAACTCCTTCGTGCCACTGAGTCAG AATTCAAtcacaaaagacagaaagaatcCCACGAAACGCGCCCTCCCACGTGATTATCGAGAATGGGACAA ATTTAATGTGGAAAATGAATGTGAACTAATCGATGGGAATACGGCCAATAATGATCCACCAGCCAGTCTAAACACAGGACCTCCCCAAATCAAGACTAACGTGGACGCCTCAT CATGGTCACAACCAGAGAAGCTCCTTCTGGCAAATCGTGAAAAGGATAAAGGCAACGAAGCGTTCAGAGCAAATGAGTATGAGGAGGCAGTGGCTTATTATTCCAG GAGCCTTTCCATTGCACCATCTGTGGCTGCATACAACAACAGAGCCCAGGCCGAGATCAAGCTCAAGCAGTGGGACAAAGCCATGGAAGACTGCCAAAAAGTCCTGGAGCTAGAGCCAAGAAACATGAAAG CCCTGCTACGCCGTGCTACTGTGTACAAGCATATGGGCAACTTCCAAATGGCTGCTGAAGACCTGAGGATGGTGCTGATGGAAGAGCCGCAAAACACTGCAGCTACA CAACTTCTATGTCAAATCGAGAGCAaaaataaggaatgtcaacgcgagggcaaaaaaatcatcatccaagaggtggaggaggaagatgacagCATGAATGAGGAAGAACAGACTG CTTGTCCGGTTCAACCCAGCCAGCCtgtgggaggggaggagagctCTGCTACTCCTGACGAAAGGGGAGACATGGGTAACGCGCAAAAAAAGCCCCACGGCAGAGGGGACGGGGGTCCACATAGTGAATCCAACAACTCGCACCACGGACACTGGAGGAGCAAAGGCAGCTCAGACAAGTACAAAGTCTCACAGGAAAAAGTAGCCAATGGATCAAACAAGAGGGGCTCGACAGCTTCAGTCCCGGGTGATCAGAGCGGTAGCAGTAAGCCAGCAGGAGGAAATACAGGAGAAACTGTCAACCTTGATGCCCCATGTGGAGCCCTGCCCCCACCTCTGTCCCGGCTAAAGAATGAAGGAAACCTGCTGTTTAAAAATGGACAGTTTGCCGATGCTTTGGGGAAATACTCAGAAGCCATTCAGGGCTATACAGAGTCAG GGATCGACAGCCCGGACGATCTATGTGTCCTGTATTCTAACAGAGCAGCTTGCTACCTGAAAGATGGCAACAGTCAAGAGTGCATACAGGACTGCACAAG AGCCCTGGAGCTGCAGCCGTTCTCCCTCAAGCCCCTCCTGCGCCGGGCCATGGCTTATGAGTCCCTGGAGCGCTACCGAAAGGCCTACGTGGATTACAAGACCGTCCTGCAGATCGACATGAGCGTGCAGGCCGCACATGATAGTGTCAACAG gatcaCCCGGATGCTGATTGAGCAGgatggtccagactggagagAGCAACTTCCAGAGATCCCCCTGGTGCCTCTGTCAGCCCAGCAGCACCGCAGAGAGGAGCTGCCCAGCGCTGAGGTCCTCCAGGCCCGAGCGGAGAAGGCCGCCAGGGATGCAG agaggagagcagaagtCCGTTTTACCACGCTGAAGCAAGAAGGGAATGAATTTGTGAAGAAGGGCCAACACCAGGATGCTGTGGGAAAGTACACAGAATGCCTTAAGCTTAAGCCAGACGAGTGTGCTATCTACACCAACAG agctCTGTGCTACTTGAAGCTGGAGAGGTTTACTGAGGCCAAGCAGGACTGTGATGCAGCACTGAAACTGGAGCCAACCAATAAGAAGGCCTTCTACAGACGAGCCATGGCCAATAAAGGCCTCAAG GACTACGTGGCGTGTAGCTCCGACCTGCAGGAGGTGCTGCAGCAAGACCCCAATGTGCAGGAGGctgagaaggagctggaggaggtcaCAGTGCTGCTCAGGCAGAGTCTGGCCGACTCTTCCCCAGCCAAACCCAGAAAAACTGTCCCCATCACAGAG GTTGAAGGAGATGAGGACATGACACCTGCTCCTAACTCGgaaagcagctgcagaggagacaaCTCCACCATCAATCTCCAGCCAACCAACGCCTACGAATTCGGCCAGTCTCTGAGCGCAGCTCgcttcagcagaaacacagcagcctgcGCTGAGCTGCTGGCCTCCACGCCGCCGGAGACGCTTCCAGAGTTCCTCAGCACCCACCTGGATGGACACACCGTCAGCTTCATCATGCAGGCGCTCGACTCGCACCTACTGGAGAAAGACCCTAACCTGGTTTATCAACACCTCAATCATCTGCACACCACTCACAGGTTCTCG GTCGTTCTGATGCTGCTGGAGAAGGACGAGCGTCGCCACATGACTCAGCTGTTTGAGCACCTCTCAGCTGTGGAGAGCACAGAGTTCAGTAAGAACGATGTTCAGAATCTGGCCAACAAATACATCTGA
- the spag1b gene encoding sperm-associated antigen 1 isoform X2: MSADAFSSHQNQPTTVDYTGKVPVEHLDYDYIEKCKDVKYLEKILRALRSGEEGIYPHLIQFCETHLEKLDPRSRALRKENPVATAASLSHEEWSQIVDELNTWQEETKKNEASLRHQLTFDDLVNENIPPVRRSNSFVPLSQNSITKDRKNPTKRALPRDYREWDKFNVENECELIDGNTANNDPPASLNTGPPQIKTNVDASSWSQPEKLLLANREKDKGNEAFRANEYEEAVAYYSRSLSIAPSVAAYNNRAQAEIKLKQWDKAMEDCQKVLELEPRNMKALLRRATVYKHMGNFQMAAEDLRMVLMEEPQNTAATQLLCQIESKNKECQREGKKIIIQEVEEEDDSMNEEEQTACPVQPSQPVGGEESSATPDERGDMGNAQKKPHGRGDGGPHSESNNSHHGHWRSKGSSDKYKVSQEKVANGSNKRGSTASVPGDQSGSSKPAGGNTGETVNLDAPCGALPPPLSRLKNEGNLLFKNGQFADALGKYSEAIQGYTESGIDSPDDLCVLYSNRAACYLKDGNSQECIQDCTRALELQPFSLKPLLRRAMAYESLERYRKAYVDYKTVLQIDMSVQAAHDSVNRITRMLIEQDGPDWREQLPEIPLVPLSAQQHRREELPSAEVLQARAEKAARDAERRAEVRFTTLKQEGNEFVKKGQHQDAVGKYTECLKLKPDECAIYTNRALCYLKLERFTEAKQDCDAALKLEPTNKKAFYRRAMANKGLKDYVACSSDLQEVLQQDPNVQEAEKELEEVTVLLRQSLADSSPAKPRKTVPITEVEGDEDMTPAPNSESSCRGDNSTINLQPTNAYEFGQSLSAARFSRNTAACAELLASTPPETLPEFLSTHLDGHTVSFIMQALDSHLLEKDPNLVYQHLNHLHTTHRFSVVLMLLEKDERRHMTQLFEHLSAVESTEFSKNDVQNLANKYI, encoded by the exons ATGAGTGCAGACGCATTTTCCTCTCATCAAAACCAACCCACCACCGTGGACTATACGGGGAAGGTCCCCGTGGAGCACTTGGACTATGACTATATTGAAAAATGCAAAGATGTAAAATACCTGGAGAAGATATTGAGAGCACTGAG gTCAGGAGAAGAGGGCATTTATCCTCATCTGATCCAGTTCTGTGAGACGCACTTGGAAAAACTGGACCCTCGGAGTCGGGCCCTCAGGAAGGAGAACCCTGTAGCCACAGCGGCCAGTCTTTCTCATGAGGAGTGGAGCCAAATTGTCGATgagttaaat ACTTGGCAAGAAGAAACCAAGAAGAATGAAGCTTCGCTGAGACATCAGTTAACGTTTGATGACCTGGTGAATGAAAATATACCACCTGTTAGACGCTCTAACTCCTTCGTGCCACTGAGTCAG AATTCAAtcacaaaagacagaaagaatcCCACGAAACGCGCCCTCCCACGTGATTATCGAGAATGGGACAA ATTTAATGTGGAAAATGAATGTGAACTAATCGATGGGAATACGGCCAATAATGATCCACCAGCCAGTCTAAACACAGGACCTCCCCAAATCAAGACTAACGTGGACGCCTCAT CATGGTCACAACCAGAGAAGCTCCTTCTGGCAAATCGTGAAAAGGATAAAGGCAACGAAGCGTTCAGAGCAAATGAGTATGAGGAGGCAGTGGCTTATTATTCCAG GAGCCTTTCCATTGCACCATCTGTGGCTGCATACAACAACAGAGCCCAGGCCGAGATCAAGCTCAAGCAGTGGGACAAAGCCATGGAAGACTGCCAAAAAGTCCTGGAGCTAGAGCCAAGAAACATGAAAG CCCTGCTACGCCGTGCTACTGTGTACAAGCATATGGGCAACTTCCAAATGGCTGCTGAAGACCTGAGGATGGTGCTGATGGAAGAGCCGCAAAACACTGCAGCTACA CAACTTCTATGTCAAATCGAGAGCAaaaataaggaatgtcaacgcgagggcaaaaaaatcatcatccaagaggtggaggaggaagatgacagCATGAATGAGGAAGAACAGACTG CTTGTCCGGTTCAACCCAGCCAGCCtgtgggaggggaggagagctCTGCTACTCCTGACGAAAGGGGAGACATGGGTAACGCGCAAAAAAAGCCCCACGGCAGAGGGGACGGGGGTCCACATAGTGAATCCAACAACTCGCACCACGGACACTGGAGGAGCAAAGGCAGCTCAGACAAGTACAAAGTCTCACAGGAAAAAGTAGCCAATGGATCAAACAAGAGGGGCTCGACAGCTTCAGTCCCGGGTGATCAGAGCGGTAGCAGTAAGCCAGCAGGAGGAAATACAGGAGAAACTGTCAACCTTGATGCCCCATGTGGAGCCCTGCCCCCACCTCTGTCCCGGCTAAAGAATGAAGGAAACCTGCTGTTTAAAAATGGACAGTTTGCCGATGCTTTGGGGAAATACTCAGAAGCCATTCAGGGCTATACAGAGTCAG GGATCGACAGCCCGGACGATCTATGTGTCCTGTATTCTAACAGAGCAGCTTGCTACCTGAAAGATGGCAACAGTCAAGAGTGCATACAGGACTGCACAAG AGCCCTGGAGCTGCAGCCGTTCTCCCTCAAGCCCCTCCTGCGCCGGGCCATGGCTTATGAGTCCCTGGAGCGCTACCGAAAGGCCTACGTGGATTACAAGACCGTCCTGCAGATCGACATGAGCGTGCAGGCCGCACATGATAGTGTCAACAG gatcaCCCGGATGCTGATTGAGCAGgatggtccagactggagagAGCAACTTCCAGAGATCCCCCTGGTGCCTCTGTCAGCCCAGCAGCACCGCAGAGAGGAGCTGCCCAGCGCTGAGGTCCTCCAGGCCCGAGCGGAGAAGGCCGCCAGGGATGCAG agaggagagcagaagtCCGTTTTACCACGCTGAAGCAAGAAGGGAATGAATTTGTGAAGAAGGGCCAACACCAGGATGCTGTGGGAAAGTACACAGAATGCCTTAAGCTTAAGCCAGACGAGTGTGCTATCTACACCAACAG agctCTGTGCTACTTGAAGCTGGAGAGGTTTACTGAGGCCAAGCAGGACTGTGATGCAGCACTGAAACTGGAGCCAACCAATAAGAAGGCCTTCTACAGACGAGCCATGGCCAATAAAGGCCTCAAG GACTACGTGGCGTGTAGCTCCGACCTGCAGGAGGTGCTGCAGCAAGACCCCAATGTGCAGGAGGctgagaaggagctggaggaggtcaCAGTGCTGCTCAGGCAGAGTCTGGCCGACTCTTCCCCAGCCAAACCCAGAAAAACTGTCCCCATCACAGAG GTTGAAGGAGATGAGGACATGACACCTGCTCCTAACTCGgaaagcagctgcagaggagacaaCTCCACCATCAATCTCCAGCCAACCAACGCCTACGAATTCGGCCAGTCTCTGAGCGCAGCTCgcttcagcagaaacacagcagcctgcGCTGAGCTGCTGGCCTCCACGCCGCCGGAGACGCTTCCAGAGTTCCTCAGCACCCACCTGGATGGACACACCGTCAGCTTCATCATGCAGGCGCTCGACTCGCACCTACTGGAGAAAGACCCTAACCTGGTTTATCAACACCTCAATCATCTGCACACCACTCACAGGTTCTCG GTCGTTCTGATGCTGCTGGAGAAGGACGAGCGTCGCCACATGACTCAGCTGTTTGAGCACCTCTCAGCTGTGGAGAGCACAGAGTTCAGTAAGAACGATGTTCAGAATCTGGCCAACAAATACATCTGA
- the fbxo43 gene encoding F-box only protein 43: MQCTPESNVLLKTCKSQHCYDDCSDSGYSGLFQSPRSIMGVDTCRSSLDFNDTPKENLRVPVTPNERARQPVRLSSRGALQRSAVSWCETPKLCKRDALLRHRLPMCRPATDAKNDSTRSPWTSRTETSSSTKYQHWLSASCDSLDVMMGALVSSTLKLDQELPLSGRKRRLLFSQVRTSTLEEGKPHPGQLIGFERRVSVTEADFSAGNSSSDQLHIGTPGFGKFLPISSSNGNSQSPVTGTNNSSVLFTPSSTHTPKYVRSVCEDSGFGSLTLDKSQDSSVDYDGSFQELLLSASRGNGETPNLAEAKRRSRLQRQNRLSTLKEGGSQSEEDAADRKHPHDCHSRSKEDEVFATPNSVSSVKCSRGRPSAKQNYTTPLRASTVKSDTPCGTNSANPDLTPLRKTSGDLSLTPALQLVHAMCQHKAQMFSGQSPSLKEQLKSTAALAKTPVMFSTTMPLAGLIGRKMGLGKVDILTELKKRNLRHILGTILGYLNSDSVYRCGQVCKSWNQIIEQDKRANLRRRDHLSKKEASVELDSAARVPDVENRDHQLKRSALKLVQAQSRSLSFCTPQSGNRSFTPLHHSVGSSSKRDKFLEVAKTLFNDECLKPCPRCQHPARCHSVKGEGVCSRADCGFQFCTSCLCAFHGSKECGSLSVGRRKKDILIPGSAQSKRNIRRL, encoded by the exons ATGCAGTGCACCCCCGAATCCAATGTCCTCCTCAAGACCTGCAAAAGCCAGCACTGTTACGATGACTGCTCTGACAGTGGATACTCAGGTTTGTTCCAGAGCCCACGGAGCATCATGGGAGTGGACACCTGTAGGTCCTCCCTGGACTTCAATGACACACCTAAAGAGAACCTGAGGGTTCCTGTTACACCGAATGAGAGGGCCAGACAGCCAGTCAGACTCTCGAGCAGAGGGGCATTGCAGCGCTCGGCAGTCAGCTGGTGTGAAACTCCTAAACTGTGCAAAAGAGATGCCTTACTGCGACACAGGCTACCGATGTGCAGACCCGCAACAGATGCCAAAAATGACAGCACAAGATCACCTTGGACCAGCAGGACTGAAACCTCCTCCAGCACCAAGTATCAACACTGGCTCAGCGCTTCATGTGACTCTTTAGATGTTATGATGGGGGCTTTGGTATCAAGCACTTTAAAACTGGACCAGGAGCTGCCGTTATCTGGCAGAAAACGCCGTCTCCTTTTCTCTCAGGTTAGGACCTCCACTCTTGAAGAGGGTAAACCCCATCCTGGTCAGCTTATCGGTTTTGAGAGAAGAGTTTCTGTCACAGAGGCAGATTTCAGTGCAGGCAATTCGTCCTCTGATCAGCTTCATATTGGAACTCCAGGTTTCGGCAAATTCCTGCCCATCTCCTCATCTAATGGAAACTCTCAGTCACCTGTCACTGGGACAAATAACTCGAGTGTCTTGTTCACGCCGTCCTCCACACATACACCCAAATACGTCAG gtctgtgtgtgaggacagcggCTTCGGTTCCCTGACCCTTGATAAATCCCAAGACTCTTCAGTGGACTATGATGGCTCCTttcaggagctgctgctctctgcttccagAGGAAACGGTGAGACGCCAAATCTGGCAGAGGCAAAGCGTCGCTCCCGTCTGCAGCGTCAGAACAGACTTTCTACACTGAAAGAAGGTGGTTCTCAGTCTGAGGAAGACGCCGCAGACAGAAAGCATCCTCACGATTGCCACAGCCGTTCCAAAGAAGATGAGGTTTTTGCCACACCGAACAGTGTTTCTTCTGTAAAGTGTTCTAGAGGCAGGCCCTCTGCAAAACAAAACTATACCACACCACTAAGAGCATCTACAGTCAAGTCAGACACTCCTTGCGGCACAAATTCTGCTAATCCAGATTTGACACCTCTGAGAAAAACCTCAGGTGATCTCTCTCTGACGCCAGCTCTGCAGCTGGTCCATGCTATGTGCCAGCATAAAGCCCAGATGTTTTCAGGACAGAGTCCGagcctgaaggagcagctgaagtCCACAGCGGCATTGGCGAAGACCCCAGTGATGTTTAGCACCACTATGCCTTTGGCAGGGCTGATTGGCAGGAAGATGGGTCTGGGGAAGGTGGACATACTCACAGAACTGAAGAAGAGGAACCTCAGGCACATCCTTGGCACCATACTTGGCTAcctgaactctgacagtgtctACAG GTGTGGTCAGGTGTGCAAAAGCTGGAATCAAATAATTGAGCAGGATAAACGAGCCAATCTGAGGAGAAGAGACCACCTGAGTAAAAAAGAGGCTTCTGTGGAG CTTGATTCTGCTGCCCGTGTCCCTGATGTGGAGAACAGAGACCATCAGCTTAAGAGGTCGGCCTTGAAATTGGTTCAGGCCCAGTCCAGGTCCCTCAGCTTCTGCACCCCACAGTCTGGAAATCGCTCTTTTACCCCGTTACACCATTCAgtcggcagcagcagcaaacgGGATAAGTTTCTAGAA gttgcCAAAACTCTCTTCAACGATGAATGCCTCAAACCCTGCCCCAGGTGTCAGCACCCTGCAAGGTGTCATTCAGTGAAAGGGGAGGGAGTGTGCAGCAGGGCGGATTGCGGCTTCCAGTTTTGCACATCTTGCTTGTGTGCTTTTCACGGCTCTAAAGAGTGCGGCAGTCTCTCTGTCGGCCGTCGCAAAAAGGACATTCTTATCCCTGGAAGTGCTCAAAGCAAGCGAAACATTAGGAGACTCTGA